A segment of the Zingiber officinale cultivar Zhangliang chromosome 8B, Zo_v1.1, whole genome shotgun sequence genome:
TGCTTATACAAAAGATATTGTAGGCTGGGACAAAGCAGTGAAGTTCTTTGAATTAATGAAAGAGAGGAACGAGTACTCCTGGTCTACTATGATCACCGCATTTGCTCATATTGGCCGGTTGGATGATGCCATCTCCATGTATGAGAGAGATCCTGTAAAATCTGTAGCTTCTCAAACTGCTATGTTGACTGCCTATGCCCAAAATGGACGGCCAAGTGAAGCAAGAATCCTTTTCGAAAAGATTCCTAATGCTAATGTGGTTTCTTGGAATGCCATGATCGCTGGGTATGCACAGAATAAAATGTTAGATGAAGCCAAAGAGTTATTCCACAGGATGCCCATAAGAAACTCTGTTTCGTGGTCTTCCATGATTGCTGGTTGTGCACAGAACGGAGAGAATGAGGAGGCTTTGCATCTTCTCTCCGAGCTACACAGGCTTGGAACCTGTCCCAACCTTTCATGCTTAACAACTGGCTTTTTTGCTTGTGGCAATATTGGAGCTTTTGAATTTGGCAGACAACTGCATTCTCTTAGTTTAAAAGCAGGTTCCCAGTTCAATTCTTATGTAAACAATGGTCTAATTACCATGTATTCCAAGTGCAAGAACATAGAAGCTGTCTCAAGGGTTTTCACCTGGATGCGAACGAGAGATATTGTCTCCTGGAATTCTTTGATAAGTGCCCTTTCTCTGAACAACATGTTGGAGGATGCACGAATGGCTTTTGATAAGATGTCCAACCGAGATATCGTATCCTGGACTGCCATTATATCTGCATATGTACAGGATGAGAATTGGAATGAAGCTTTGAGACTCTTTATCAGAATGTTGGGTGAAGGAATACTTCCCAACTCGCTAACAATCACTAGTGTTCTAAGTGCTTGTGGCAATTTAGCCTTCACCAACCTAGGCCGACAAATCCATGGCTTCACCTTTAAATTGGGATATGATCTTGAACTCTTTGTTGGCAATGCTTTAATAACAATGTACTTCAAGTGTGGCTCTGCGGATTCGTTTAGGGTCTTTGATGAGATGGTTGATTGTGACATTGTTACGTGGAATTCAGTGCTAGCTGGTTGTGCACAACACGGTCTTGGAAGGGAAGCAATTGAAATTTTTGAACAAATGAAGTCTGAATGTTTCCTTCCAAATGCAGTCACATTCTTGGTGCTCTTGTGTGCTTGTAGCCATGGTGGTTTAGTTGATGAAGGATGGAGTTATTTCAAGATGATGAGCAATGTATACGGAATTAGGCCATCAAAAGAGCATTATGCTAGCATGGTGGATCTTCTAG
Coding sequences within it:
- the LOC122017052 gene encoding pentatricopeptide repeat-containing protein At4g02750-like, with translation MLVFLRRGASFQNPSFSYSFVRFLLNSAHLVRSYPVSDLSLYTSKIQELCRLGRVREARSLFDAMPHRDSITWNSMIFGYSINGMMDDARMLFDAFVGRNTRTWTILVSGYAKNSRLKDAQLLFDSMPERSIISWNAIISGYVQNGDINTAQRIFDEMPVRDIASWNAIITGYCHAHRMSEARKLFDQMRMRNLVSWSVMISGYVQVNQYGEAWMSFVRMQREGVRPDQASFTVSISAIIGLDDLKLLENLRTLAIKTNYEEDVIVGTAILNAYTKDIVGWDKAVKFFELMKERNEYSWSTMITAFAHIGRLDDAISMYERDPVKSVASQTAMLTAYAQNGRPSEARILFEKIPNANVVSWNAMIAGYAQNKMLDEAKELFHRMPIRNSVSWSSMIAGCAQNGENEEALHLLSELHRLGTCPNLSCLTTGFFACGNIGAFEFGRQLHSLSLKAGSQFNSYVNNGLITMYSKCKNIEAVSRVFTWMRTRDIVSWNSLISALSLNNMLEDARMAFDKMSNRDIVSWTAIISAYVQDENWNEALRLFIRMLGEGILPNSLTITSVLSACGNLAFTNLGRQIHGFTFKLGYDLELFVGNALITMYFKCGSADSFRVFDEMVDCDIVTWNSVLAGCAQHGLGREAIEIFEQMKSECFLPNAVTFLVLLCACSHGGLVDEGWSYFKMMSNVYGIRPSKEHYASMVDLLGRAGYLVEAEEFIENMPIEPDSVVWGALLGACKIHQNAELGRRVAETLFDMDPQDSGNYVLLSNLYASLGMWNEVEEVRKLMIDRGVVTRPGYSWTQLKRKIQFLYSGNNQPEHIGAIYATMGEFYDSMNNPSYNSNTRILQ